TTGACTCGTTGCTTCTAGAACCTGACGCTGGCTTTGAAGAAACTTTGGAGTTTCGCTGGAATGCTTCTGATGGCGAACGGTTCTCTCTGTTTGATAAGAGTTTCAGTATTGATGTGGAAATCGATGACGGTGATGGCGACAATGGCGACGATGATGACGATGATGATGGTGATGATAGCGACGACGGTGACAACGGTAATGGCGACGACGGTGACGGTGACGACGATGGTCTCTTGAATGTCATTACCGGTTCCGATAGCAACGACACGTTAGAAGGTTCTAACGAAAATGACGATGTTACTGCTGGTGGTGGCAGCGATGGCATTGCTGTCTTTGCTGGAGACGATAACGTTCGCGGTGACGCTGGCAATGACTTCATCTTCGGCGACAGCGGCGATGACAACTTAAGTGGCGGTGACGACAACGATATCCTCTTTGGTGGTTCGGATAACGACAATCTCCAAGGGGATGCTGGCAACGATGTTGCACTTGGCGGTGATGGTAATGAAAATATCAATGGTGGTAGTGACAATGACTTGCTTTTTGGCAATCAGGGAACGGATACCATTGACGGCAACGACGGTAACGATACCCTGTTTGGCGGTCAAGGCAACGACAATCTCCTCGGTGGTACTGGTAGCGATCGCTTGAATGGAGATTTCGGCGACGATATCCTAAATGGTGGCAGCGACGATGATGTCTTGTCTGGCTTGCAAGGAAATGACACCATCTTTGGCGGTCAAGGCAACGACAACTTTCTTGCGAACAACCCAGGAGACGATCTTCTCAGCGGCGATTTCGGAAACGATATCCTCAATGGCGGCGATGGCAACGATATCCTCCTTGGTGGAGAGGGGAACGACACACTTACTGGTAACGCAGGAGAAGACACCATTATTGGTGGTGCTGGCAGCGATGTCTTCTCACTAACTTCCCAAGACGGTGTCAACTTCATTGGCGATTATCAAGATGGCGTGGATACGTTGGAATTGATTAGCAATGACATGCCACCCCAACCGGAAAATATCACTTTTGAAGATGTCAGTATTTTACAAGCTACTGGTGGTACGGTTATCTCTGTCAACGGAGAAGCGATCGCAGGTCTAACAGGTGTAGATGCCAGCAACATCACTGAAGACGATATCCAAATCACTTCTCTGGCATAACCCAACCCATCTTTAGAACCATTTGTCTTGGTAGGGTGTTTTGTTGCACCCTACTTTTTTTATTTTCTTGATAGAGGGAATTTTGTATTTTGCTACCAACAACAAAATTCTAGAAATTGGCTGCGATTTGACTTAGGTCAAGGAAATCTTCCCCGCAGTTCGGATAGAGTAACAATAGACCAGCAGGAAGGAGAGAAACCATATGTTTTGCAGCCAATGCGAACAAACCACCAAAGGCGAAGCTTGCTATAAAATGGGTGCTTGCGGCAAAACCCCGGAAGTCGATGCTTTGCAAGATTTACTCGCTCACTGTTTGCGGGGATTGGGAGAAGTTGCTTTACAAGCCAGAGAAGTAGGTATAACTGACAGAGAGGTTGATGTTTTTACCTGCGAGGCACTGTTTGCTACCCTCACCAACGTTAACTTTGACCCAGAAGACTTTTGTAATTATATCCAAAAAGCGATCGCGTTGCGAGAAGACCTGAAAAATCGCATCGCCGCCACCGGCAGTACGCCACTTTGGTCGGATTTAGCAAATTTCCAACCCGCTAGCGACCAAGCCAACTTGGTACAACAAGGCAAAGATATCGAATACGAATTCATTGGTCAATCCGGCACCAACAAAGATATATTCTCCCTCAAACTGACCGTCTTGTACGGACTAAAAGGCATCGCTGCTTATGCTTTCCATGCTGCCGAACTCGGTCAACACGACGATAGCGTATATGAATTTTGCCATCGTGCCTTAGCTGCTTTAGATAGCCAAGACAAAAGCTTGCAGGATTGGGTAGAAATTGCCCTAGAACTGGGGAAAGTCAACCTGCGGACCATGGAACTGTTGGATGCTGGCAATACGCAAACCTACGGCGACCCCGTACCCACCAGCGTTCCTTTGGGTGCCAAACGCGGCAAAGCCATTTTAATGTCCGGTCACGATTTGCTAGAGTTGGAAAAACTGCTGCAGCAAACTCAAAACACAGGCATCTACGTCTATACCCACGGAGAAATGTTGCCGGCACACGGCTATCCCAAATTAAAACAAAAATATCCTCACTTATACGGTCACTATGGTACCGCTTGGCAAAATCAAACCAAGGAATTTGCCGAGTTTCCCGGTCCCATTGTTCTCAACACCAACTGCCTGATGCCGCCGCGAGATAACTATCGCGATCGCGTTTATACCGCCGGTCCGGTAGGTTTTCCTGGTTTACCCCATATCCAAAACGATGATTTTACCCCCGTCATCGAACAAGCATTAGCCATGTCTGGTTTTACCACCGACGGTGATTCCCGTTGCGTCACCACGGGATTTGCTCGCAATGCCGTTTCGCAAGTAGCGGATAAGGTTATCGAGGCAGTCAAACAAGGAGATATTCGCCACTTCTTCCTGGTTGGCGGTTGCGATGGTGCCAAACCTACCCGCAATTACTATACCGAATTTGTGGAAAAAGTTCCCAACGATTGTGTGGTTCTCACCCTAGCTTGCGGCAAGTTCCGTTTCTTCGATAAAAATCTGGGAGACATCGACGGCATCCCCCGCTTGATGGATGTGGGTCAGTGCAACGATGCCTACTCTGCCATTCAAATTGCTTTGACGCTGGCGAATGCTTTCTCGGTGGATGTGAACGAACTGCCGCTATCGATGGTTCTCTCTTGGTACGAACAAAAAGCGGTGGCAATTTTGCTGACGCTGCTGTACTTAGGCATCAAAGATATTCGCCTCGGTCCCAGCATACCGGCGTTTATTTCTCCCAATGTCTTGCAATTGCTCTCGCAGCAGTACAACCTGAAGCCAATTTCCACCCCCGATGAAGATTTGGCTGCTTGTTTGCAAAGTTAGAAGTGATACCAAATTCGATATGCAAAGACCACGTTTGAGATAGAGGAGGGGGAGGAGTGGGAGGAGGGGGAGGAGTGGGAGGAGGGGGAGGAGAGAAAAAACCACAAGAAGTTTTAGCGTTATACCATTTCCTTAATAATTTGCAAGAGATAATAGAGGCATTTTTGTAGGGGCGCAAGGCGTGAGCGCCCCTACCAGGGCAATTGGCAAATTCCAGACAATCGTTGTTTTTCAGAAATAGTATTACCTACTATTTTAGCCTAGATACGCTCCTACAAAAACCTTTTCTCTTTTCAAGAGGGTATGCTTCCTTCGAGCCAATGAAATTGAATTGGTGTTAAAAACGATACCCTACACCAATACTGAAAATCCAAGGATCGATGCCTACATCCGCATCCACATCAGTTCCTCCAACTGAAACATCTACCTCAGTATCTAAAAATATCTTTTTGACATCAAAATTTAGCGACCAATTACCAACAATAGCGTAGTCAGCTCCTATTTGAAGAGCAAAAGCAAATCTATCGTCGTATTCAATGTTTGTGGCATCGCCGTCTTCTTCATCGAAGAATATCGTGTAATTCACACCGGTTCCCACATAGGGACTAAATCGCTCTTGGGAGAGAAAGTGGTATTGTAATGTGAGCGTTGGCGGTAAAAGTTGCACTTCTCCCAAGTCAGCATCTCCTAAAGGCGTGTCAATAGCTTCTACGTCGTGACGAGTTGTGGCTAGGATAAGTTCAACAGCTAAATTATCTGTGAAAAAATAACTAATATCTAACTCCGGAACGTAATCGTCATCAACCCTGGCTTCCCCAGAAATGTCAATATCGTTTGATGTTAAATCGCTATCCTCATCGGGTATAACACCAATTCCCCGCAATCGAATTAAAATATCTCCAGCTTCTTTCGGTTTGAACTCTTGAGCGACACCTGGGGAAGCTGGAAAAATTCCCAGGAACAACGCCAAAAAAGTCGTGCCGGCGAGGGCAATTTGTTTTTTTTGCATAACTCGAATAACTGGTTTTCTTTATGTTGGGTTCAATTGTAAATATACTTTTTTGTTATAGTCAATCCATTTTTGATTGCTTTTAGTTATTAGATCGATAAAATGAAGGGCTCGATCCTATTTCTGAAAAACAACAATTGTATGGAATTTGCCAATTGCCCTGGTAGGGGCGCTCACGCGTTGCGCCCCTACTCACGCGTTGCGCCCCTACTCACGCGTTGCACCCCTACCAAAATATCCCAATTATTTATTGCATATTTTAAGGAAACGGTATTCACCTGGATGCGCTACTTACTCCTCACTCCTACCCTCTAGAACCATGCTATAGAGATAATGAGAGATCGGTCTTTTCCGAACTTCCACAAGGGATGGCATTATTGATACTTACTTCGACTTAATGTTATCAAAATTTAAAACAGAATAAAGCATATCATAGACCCTAGGGTGGGCATACCCACCCTAATCCTCTAATTACAGGATTTTTTCTAAACCATACACCAAAGTTTTTAGTTCCAAAACTTTACGTACGGCAAGCAAAACCCCAGGCATGAATGAGGCACGATCGATGGTGTCGTGACGCAACGTATACGTTTGTCCGGGACCACCAAAAATAACTTCCTGGTGAGCCAGCAATCCCGGCAGACGAATGCTGTGAATGGGAATATTTTCCGGTGCTTTCGCTCCCCTGGCACCGGCCATGTTCTCACTTTCCTCTACTTGGGGAGGATTGTAAGTTTTGCCCAGCTCTGCCAGCATTTGAGCGGTTTTAATCGCCGTACCGCTGGGGGCATCTGCCTTTTGATTGTGATGGAGTTCGATGATTTCTACGTTCTCGAAATATTGAGATGCGCGAATGGCGGCTTGTTGCAGTAAGACCATGCCAATGGAAAAATTGGGAACAATCAACGCACCCATGCTGGCTTTTTCGGCAAAATCCGCCAGTTCGTCGAGTTGTTTGGCGGTTAAGCCGGTGGTTCCTACTACGGGTCGAATGCCATACGCGATCGCGGTGCGGATGTTATCGTAAATGCTATCGGGATGGGTAAAATCCACCATCACCCCCGGCTGTTTTTCCTGTACAGCCATGACCATGGTTCCCTGCAAATCGTCGAGAATGGGAACCTCCAAAGCACCACAGCTAGCCACTTCGCCGACATCTTGCCCCATGTATTGCGGATTTTTGTCAATAGCACCGAACAGGGTCATGTCTTCGGCTTGGGAAACTGCTTTTACCACTTCGCGACCCATTTTGCCGGCGGCACCGTTTACAATAACGGGAATGGGAGATTGACGCTGCTGCATGTTTTTAACCTATTACATCTATTGCTACGTATGGATATTCTAAGGGATTGGCGTGTCTGGGTCGAAGGAAACCCCCTACCCGCTATGGCTAGTACCAGACGAGTTCATTTCCAAAACATTCTTTGCCGACAATCCCTCCCCTTGAGAACCAAAGTACCACAAAGCAGCGGCTGCCTCGGCGCGGGTCACTGGTTTGCTGGGTTGAAACAGTCGCGTATAGCCAAAGGCACGGCGAACGTTGGACAAATCGCCATTTTTATAATCGGCAAGCAAGGCACGCATGGTTTCGGAGTTAATTTTCTGCGCATCTTGAAATCCCCATTTTTCCTTGACGGCATCCACAGAAGCCGCTGGCAGGGATTTGCGAACATCCAACGGTACTTTCCAACGCAACAACTGGGAACGAGTTAAAGGTTGGTCGGGGTTGAATTGGGTTTGGCTGTCTTCGCCGGTTTGCGGATAGGGAATAATGCCAGCTTCGGCTAAACCTTGAATTGGCGCAAAATCTCGATCGCTGGTGGGTACGTCACCAAAGACGGGTTGTGAGGATTTCACTCCTTGGCGCAAACGCTGACCCGGTTGTTGGGCATAAATTTTATTATGGGCTAAAAACAACCAGCGGGCAAATGTTCGTCGGGTGATAGGTTGGTTGGGTTGAAATTCACCGGTTTCGGTGGCTGGTTCCAAAATGCCTAATTTCGCCAAGTCGCGGATGTAACTGCGAATTTCTTCTGGCGCTGGTTCTAAATCGGAGAAGGTTGGTGAGGAAGTGGGTGATGGCGATGGGGTTGGCGATGGGGTAGATGTGGTTTCGGGAGTAGGCGTGATTTGGCTGGCGGGAGAAGGTGTCGCGGTTGGTGTTTCGGAGATTTCTGATGGTTGGGAGGTTTCCAGGGTGAAGGTGGTGGCGGCTTGGGAAGATAGTCGCTGGTTGCCAGAGAGCGATCGCAACGATACCGTAAGTTGCAGGCTATCCCGTTGTGCGACAATTTGCGATGGTTGGTTGGTGGTTTGTGTTTGCAATTGCCAGCCGCTATCTTGCAGCTGTTGTTGGTAGTATTGCAAAATTTCCTGGCGGGATGTGTTTGCTGCTTTCCATTGGGTCAGCCAACTGGATTCTCCTTGAGATTTGACCTCTTGCAGTTGGCTGTCGGGATAAATGGGAATGGATGGGGGAAACTCTGCCGGCAGGGTTGGCGATGCTGGCGAGGCGTTTTGGGTCTGACCTTGTTGATCTGACAGCAAACGCGGGTCTGGTTGTAACGATTCTTCCACAGAACGTCCTGCTTCGCTATTGGCACAGGAGGTGGCCAGCAGCAGCAAACCGGCCATAGCTATACTTAGAATTCCAGGACGTCGGTACAATAACATTGGCGATCGCAATTGTTGATCGTAATGGTGCTTGAAAATATCCACCCCTACCATACTACGATAGCGAAAACAGCTACTGTTTGTTGGCAACGCGATCGCTACTTAATTTTTTGCTTAAACGAAATCATTATGACTACAAAGTGCAACAAATTGAGATACAATAACCACCGAAGGGGCCACGCCAGCCCCTATACAAATGTTGTTGCAATCGCAAACAATCGGAGAAACTATGGCTGAAGCTACTAGAACTCACGTTCCCAACGTTACCTTTAAAACCCGCGTCAGAGACGAATCCATCGGTGGAGATAATCCCTTCCGCTGGGAAGACAAAACCACCCAAGACATTTTCGGTGGCAAGCGTGTAGTTGTTTTCGCACTACCCGGTGCCTTCACGCCAACCTGTTCTTCCAACCACTTGCCTCGCTTTGAGGAACTGTACGACGAAATTCGCGCGCAAGGCATCGACGAGGTGATTTGCCTGTCTGTAAACGATGCTTTTGTGATGTTCCAATGGGCCAAACAGCAAGGGGTGCAAAAAGTCTTCATGCTTCCCGATGGCAATGCTGACTTTACCCGACAAATGGGTATGTTGGTGGAAAAAGAAAACCTAGGCTTTGGTTTGCGTTCCTGGCGCTATGCCATGGTGGTTAACGACGGGGAAATCGAAAAAATGTTTATCGAACCTGGTTTCTCCGATAACTATCCCCAAGACCCCTATGAAGTTTCTGATGCCGATACCGTTCTCAATTATCTAAAATCGGCTAAGAAATAGAAACTTCTTCTAGCCTCTGGTTACCAGCTGTTGGCCGGTGGGGCTGATGGCTGGTAACCTTCTATAGTACAATCATCTTATGAGTGAACAGCGCGATCGCCAAAACCAACAACAGCCAGATCCAGAACGTACCCAACGGCAAGAATCCCAAACCCACCTGGGTTCTGGTTCCCACGAGCAACATCTCAAGCGCTCCCAACCTTCCGAACAATGGCAGCTCTACCAAGAAGAACGTCGGATAGAACTAGCACAACGGGAAGCTGCCGTTAACAAAGCCGTACAGTTTATATATTATTTAGCCGGTGCGCTGGGCATTTTGCTGTCCTTACGCATCTTTCTGCGTTTGTTTGGTGCCAATCCCCAAAACCAGTTCGCTATATTTATTTACAAACTATCCCAACCATTTGTCGCTCCTTTTAACAATTTATTTCAAAATCCTACTTTTGGGGAAAACAACATATTTGAAATTAACGCTTTGATTGCCATTGGTGCCTACGCATTGGTTACTTGGTTGGTGGTTCGGTTAATTTACGTTATATGGATGCCCCCAGATTGAAACCATGCAGCTACTTGGAAACTTATTGCCTTAGCTGGCCATTGGCAATTTGAGCAAAAGGCACCACACGAGCATCCACACGATTGCGTGTGAGATGTCGCAGCAAGCGTTTGGCTTGGTGAAAATATAGAGGATGGGGAAGATATACAGGTAAGGATACCATAAAATCCCTAGCTTTGCCAATATCGCAACCCACAATCCGCGCGATCGCATTGGCACCTTCAAATACTGCTTCTGCCGTCATTGCCCTATCCACCACCATCCCATAAGTCGGTTGGCCGCGTTCTCCTTTTTCAATCCGGCGCAATCCTTCTGTAGTAGCTAACACCACCAAGCGATCGCCAATAGCCAATTGTAGATCGTCGGAAGGCAAAAATTTCGCCTGACCGCCCGGATTTTGGTGCAAAAGCGGCATCACTTCGTAGCCATACGCCACCTGTGCCAGCATTAACCCATGCAAGGTATCCCCCGACTCAACACAATATTCCGTTACCAAAACCGTTTCCCCGTACAGACGGAACAATCCCGCAATATTTTCCCCAAAAGCTGCCCCAGCAAAAGCTTCCGCTGCCAAAGCATGGGCGCAGAGAACGTGAGCATAGGGTAATAATTGGGCTAAATTATCGCTAAATCGCTGGTTGAACGTACGAATCACCAACCCCGCCTCTACATTCTTTGTATGAGCCAGTAACCCCAACTCCAGATTCTGCATTTCATCATCGGTAGCCAAAATCATGCTGCGTGCGGTGGACCAATTCGCCGCTTCCAAACAAGAAGCCATATCTCCCGTAACTACTGGCAATTCCGGTAAAATTTCCGGTGCCAATCCCGTAGGTGCGATCGCGACCACCGGCTGTCCGAACTTTTGCAACCAAGTTACGATGCTGCGTCCCGTCCTACCCAACCCATACAACACCACGTGGTCTTCCGCAGGAACTGGCGGACGTTTAATGGTAAACTGAAAGCGAGCGCTCAACAGCCGTTCCGTCAGCAACGCATATAAGACACCCACAAATGCCGTGCCTGCCACCGTCAGTCCCAGACTAAAAAGCAACAGCCAACTGGGAATTTGTGGATCGGCTTCCACCCCACCCACCACATCAGGATATCCCCCCAGCAACAAGCCAATGGTGGCATTGACAGCATCCCGCAAGCTGCTATTGGGATAGGTCCATAGGAATAATATGGTTCCCAACAGCAAGAGAGCAGCCACCGCGATCGAAGAAACCATGGCGACTCGCCGCAAACGACGGTGTTCGGCAAACCAAAAATCCTGCACCCCTTGTTTTAGAAAAGACCAATTATATTTAGAAAAAATAGAAAAACCCGATCGCGAACTGGGCATTGTCGGAGAACTTTCCTCATTTGACATCAGAAAAGTTTCTATATAAATCACCTCATCACCAGGCTTTACTGGTTCCTCCGGTTGCCATTGGTGAAACTTTACCAAGCGATCGCTGCGCAAATGAGCAATAACCCGGCGGTAGCGGTTTTTAAAATCCACCAACGTGCGATCGCGCCAGTGGCTATCCCATGAAATCGTTTCCTTCACCACCCGCATAAGTTTGCCATCCAAAGAAAAACATCCCAACGTCGTCTCTCCCAGCGCCGACAAAGCAAACGCATCCGCCGACAAACTCGCCGGGTCAAAAGCCACAAAATTCCCCAAATGAGTCGTCAGCAATTGATTTAAATTCAACTTATTGGAACGAATCACAATCCGAATATCGGGATTGAGCAACCTAGCCGCAAACGCCGCATCCAAATTAATATTTTCATTACTACTCACCAGCAAAACCGCCCGACATTGGCGAATTTTTGCTTTTTCCAGTACCTGCTGGTAGCGAAAATCCCCCTCAACAAACAAATCCGGCAAAACATCGGTTTCCCAATGTTGGGGATAAAAGTCATTGATGGCATGCACCAAAACACCAAATTGCTTTAACGTGGCGATCGAATGTTGTCCCAAACTTCCCAAGCCACATACCAAAAATAAATCCGGTTTGAAAACAAAATTAACACTCATGAGAATCTCTGTTGGTGCACAGAATCAATCGAATGAAACCAGAAAATTTCACCAGAGAGAAAACATGGTTTCGCCTCCTTCTCCTTTTCTGGAGTTATACTATAGAAATCCCTTAATCTACAACTCGTTTGCCTGTGGATATCGCCTTTTCAATCATATCTACTGCACGCTGAACACCACCTGCTCGGCCGAAAAAGCTGGTAAGCAAATCATTAAGGTAAATCCAAAAGGAACCTC
This window of the Geitlerinema sp. PCC 9228 genome carries:
- the hcp gene encoding hydroxylamine reductase produces the protein MFCSQCEQTTKGEACYKMGACGKTPEVDALQDLLAHCLRGLGEVALQAREVGITDREVDVFTCEALFATLTNVNFDPEDFCNYIQKAIALREDLKNRIAATGSTPLWSDLANFQPASDQANLVQQGKDIEYEFIGQSGTNKDIFSLKLTVLYGLKGIAAYAFHAAELGQHDDSVYEFCHRALAALDSQDKSLQDWVEIALELGKVNLRTMELLDAGNTQTYGDPVPTSVPLGAKRGKAILMSGHDLLELEKLLQQTQNTGIYVYTHGEMLPAHGYPKLKQKYPHLYGHYGTAWQNQTKEFAEFPGPIVLNTNCLMPPRDNYRDRVYTAGPVGFPGLPHIQNDDFTPVIEQALAMSGFTTDGDSRCVTTGFARNAVSQVADKVIEAVKQGDIRHFFLVGGCDGAKPTRNYYTEFVEKVPNDCVVLTLACGKFRFFDKNLGDIDGIPRLMDVGQCNDAYSAIQIALTLANAFSVDVNELPLSMVLSWYEQKAVAILLTLLYLGIKDIRLGPSIPAFISPNVLQLLSQQYNLKPISTPDEDLAACLQS
- a CDS encoding calcium-binding protein is translated as MLTNGNASLELDIGGTTRTANLDTINSDGNAVFTYTIQSDDNNDSDGIDVTAISVENNGLEDAAGNDLDTNSFSAVNLDVNVVNLDVNVDTSQDDGDDSDDGDDGDGGDDGDSGGGNGGGTTNNPPSIEHVDITRTVAANGQIDLNGDTFAEAFSDPEGSELQAISIESLPENGTLFLGQTEVNPEQIIAASEIDSLLLEPDAGFEETLEFRWNASDGERFSLFDKSFSIDVEIDDGDGDNGDDDDDDDGDDSDDGDNGNGDDGDGDDDGLLNVITGSDSNDTLEGSNENDDVTAGGGSDGIAVFAGDDNVRGDAGNDFIFGDSGDDNLSGGDDNDILFGGSDNDNLQGDAGNDVALGGDGNENINGGSDNDLLFGNQGTDTIDGNDGNDTLFGGQGNDNLLGGTGSDRLNGDFGDDILNGGSDDDVLSGLQGNDTIFGGQGNDNFLANNPGDDLLSGDFGNDILNGGDGNDILLGGEGNDTLTGNAGEDTIIGGAGSDVFSLTSQDGVNFIGDYQDGVDTLELISNDMPPQPENITFEDVSILQATGGTVISVNGEAIAGLTGVDASNITEDDIQITSLA
- a CDS encoding peroxiredoxin, which translates into the protein MAEATRTHVPNVTFKTRVRDESIGGDNPFRWEDKTTQDIFGGKRVVVFALPGAFTPTCSSNHLPRFEELYDEIRAQGIDEVICLSVNDAFVMFQWAKQQGVQKVFMLPDGNADFTRQMGMLVEKENLGFGLRSWRYAMVVNDGEIEKMFIEPGFSDNYPQDPYEVSDADTVLNYLKSAKK
- a CDS encoding zinc ribbon domain-containing protein, which codes for MRISVGAQNQSNETRKFHQRENMVSPPSPFLELYYRNPLIYNSFACGYRLFNHIYCTLNTTCSAEKAGKQIIKVNPKGTSQHRSNCLNRVPKELSDRWHSYPHCGMEFQRDVNSGILMKKVGWDIASLKNANPSKGRRKQQRTA
- the dapB gene encoding 4-hydroxy-tetrahydrodipicolinate reductase; the protein is MQQRQSPIPVIVNGAAGKMGREVVKAVSQAEDMTLFGAIDKNPQYMGQDVGEVASCGALEVPILDDLQGTMVMAVQEKQPGVMVDFTHPDSIYDNIRTAIAYGIRPVVGTTGLTAKQLDELADFAEKASMGALIVPNFSIGMVLLQQAAIRASQYFENVEIIELHHNQKADAPSGTAIKTAQMLAELGKTYNPPQVEESENMAGARGAKAPENIPIHSIRLPGLLAHQEVIFGGPGQTYTLRHDTIDRASFMPGVLLAVRKVLELKTLVYGLEKIL
- a CDS encoding YggT family protein yields the protein MSEQRDRQNQQQPDPERTQRQESQTHLGSGSHEQHLKRSQPSEQWQLYQEERRIELAQREAAVNKAVQFIYYLAGALGILLSLRIFLRLFGANPQNQFAIFIYKLSQPFVAPFNNLFQNPTFGENNIFEINALIAIGAYALVTWLVVRLIYVIWMPPD
- a CDS encoding OmpW family protein, coding for MQKKQIALAGTTFLALFLGIFPASPGVAQEFKPKEAGDILIRLRGIGVIPDEDSDLTSNDIDISGEARVDDDYVPELDISYFFTDNLAVELILATTRHDVEAIDTPLGDADLGEVQLLPPTLTLQYHFLSQERFSPYVGTGVNYTIFFDEEDGDATNIEYDDRFAFALQIGADYAIVGNWSLNFDVKKIFLDTEVDVSVGGTDVDADVGIDPWIFSIGVGYRF
- a CDS encoding S-layer homology domain-containing protein, with translation MAGLLLLATSCANSEAGRSVEESLQPDPRLLSDQQGQTQNASPASPTLPAEFPPSIPIYPDSQLQEVKSQGESSWLTQWKAANTSRQEILQYYQQQLQDSGWQLQTQTTNQPSQIVAQRDSLQLTVSLRSLSGNQRLSSQAATTFTLETSQPSEISETPTATPSPASQITPTPETTSTPSPTPSPSPTSSPTFSDLEPAPEEIRSYIRDLAKLGILEPATETGEFQPNQPITRRTFARWLFLAHNKIYAQQPGQRLRQGVKSSQPVFGDVPTSDRDFAPIQGLAEAGIIPYPQTGEDSQTQFNPDQPLTRSQLLRWKVPLDVRKSLPAASVDAVKEKWGFQDAQKINSETMRALLADYKNGDLSNVRRAFGYTRLFQPSKPVTRAEAAAALWYFGSQGEGLSAKNVLEMNSSGTSHSG
- a CDS encoding NAD-binding protein, whose amino-acid sequence is MSVNFVFKPDLFLVCGLGSLGQHSIATLKQFGVLVHAINDFYPQHWETDVLPDLFVEGDFRYQQVLEKAKIRQCRAVLLVSSNENINLDAAFAARLLNPDIRIVIRSNKLNLNQLLTTHLGNFVAFDPASLSADAFALSALGETTLGCFSLDGKLMRVVKETISWDSHWRDRTLVDFKNRYRRVIAHLRSDRLVKFHQWQPEEPVKPGDEVIYIETFLMSNEESSPTMPSSRSGFSIFSKYNWSFLKQGVQDFWFAEHRRLRRVAMVSSIAVAALLLLGTILFLWTYPNSSLRDAVNATIGLLLGGYPDVVGGVEADPQIPSWLLLFSLGLTVAGTAFVGVLYALLTERLLSARFQFTIKRPPVPAEDHVVLYGLGRTGRSIVTWLQKFGQPVVAIAPTGLAPEILPELPVVTGDMASCLEAANWSTARSMILATDDEMQNLELGLLAHTKNVEAGLVIRTFNQRFSDNLAQLLPYAHVLCAHALAAEAFAGAAFGENIAGLFRLYGETVLVTEYCVESGDTLHGLMLAQVAYGYEVMPLLHQNPGGQAKFLPSDDLQLAIGDRLVVLATTEGLRRIEKGERGQPTYGMVVDRAMTAEAVFEGANAIARIVGCDIGKARDFMVSLPVYLPHPLYFHQAKRLLRHLTRNRVDARVVPFAQIANGQLRQ